In Myxococcus stipitatus, the following are encoded in one genomic region:
- a CDS encoding type I polyketide synthase, producing the protein MSTPDYRVLLKNSLLKIEALEARLSKQEASKVEPVAIVGMACRFPGEAHAPDSLWRMLRDGVDAVRKIPAERWPVDAIPGENPAVRWAGLLDSVDGFDASFFEVSPREAASLDPQQRLLLEVTWEALEDAGVRPEKLAKSMTGVFLGLSSTDYRQRVNGKGIDGVETYDLTGTLLSTAAGRLSYVFGFQGPCLSIDTACSSSLVAVHEAVQSLRRGESEVALAGGANVILDPMNSAMLGRMQALSPDGRCKTFDAAANGFVRGEGCGLVVLKRLSDAERDGDRIWALIRGSAINQDGRSTGLTAPNVLSQQALLRQALADAKVAASDIGYVEAHGTGTSLGDPIEFEALREVLGQPRPDGSTCAIGALKTNLGHLEAAAGVAGLIKTVLVLRREAIPRNLNFRSINPRISLSGTPFVLPTQELPWPRGAKPRRAGVSAFGLSGTNAHVVLEEAPVAPRPAVIPAQAQGSSTPVVLPLSAKSPAALRAQARQWVEHLSADRAESLVDHLYTASVRRGHHPHRLAVLGRSKEELASQLQAFLAREPQDPQPGDDSGPRARKAVFVFPGQGGQWLGMGRRLLEEERAFREVIEACERAMRPHVDWSLLEVLRGEGPRASLEDVDVIQPAVFAMQVGLAALWRSWGVEPHAVVGHSMGEVAAAHVAGALSLEDAARIICVRSRLVRRASGQGGMAVVELSADEAREALRGYEGRLSVGAVNGPRSRVLSGEREALAEVLARLEKAGVFCRWVKVDYASHSPQMEPLRAELLRLLAEVRPARERVPLYSTVTGTRNEELLGAEYWERNLREPVRFWEVIEQLGAAGHETFLEINAHPVILPSIEEGLRDRCESLAVLPSLRREEGGRERLLATLGALYTVGHSVDWARLHPDGGRVVTLPAYPWQRERFWLDAASTPVARRGGNRVQGATAHPLLGPHVALSHQPGTHVWQMDIGVADISWAEDHRVQDAVVLPGTAWVDLALAAARQVLGEGRHVLSRLVCVQPVFLPAEGARTLQVVMTERPSSGADFQCFALDTRASARAWVPVAEGAVELAPEETPEPLPPADVIQARCPRLIEGAAHLQGMADRGLHYGPAFQGVQRLWLGAREAYAHLRLPEVLSGHASAHIIHPAFLDASFQLLMSFLPMGSTYVGRGVESARFDGPVPAELWSHLRLRDGEGASFTGDLTLRDAEGRRVAEVSGIQVSRLPGANWRAVSSELSEWMYQVAWEEQSLPEPLTWPETTPGTWLLLADQRGAARGLRALLEARGESCVMVTPGPAYRATGAGCFEVDPRNAEHLRRLLVDAVPQGAPACRGVVHLWSLDIASNEALTPVALESARHLGTTAVLHLVQALARAGWRDSPRLWLVTQAARGEGPGRERVNVAQAPLWGLGQVIAMEHPELGCTRVDLHAVAEAAPEILFKELAAHSLEDQVALRVGTRRVARFVRAVEALEPRDLSERVVADGTYLITGGLGGLGLQVARWLVEQGARSLVLLGRGAPSVEAEGSLGELRGAGARVEVVRADVSVPEDVARALAVIDGGLPPLKGVMHAAGLLDDGVLHNLTEERFAGVMAPKVQGAWNLHVATRQRPLDFFVLFSSAAALLGSPGQGNYASANAFLDALAHARHAEGLPGLSIAWGAWTGVGLAARANPQTRIEARGLRGMAPDKALAALGLLLGQDNPQVGVVSLDLRQWMEFYLSAARSPFFARLVGQPASTRASESGRGRFRERLEHAGAAERRTLLEQHLREQIAAVLRMDPERLGPRVALGSLGLDSLMGMEIRNRLEASLGLKLSATLVWAYPTLSALVTFLSERLGLSSSEQPPRAEDALTEAVAPASAAALTSAAVSSEIEDLSEAEVERLLAQRMAQGT; encoded by the coding sequence ATGAGCACCCCGGACTACCGAGTCCTGCTGAAGAATTCGCTCCTCAAGATTGAAGCGCTCGAGGCGCGGCTCTCGAAGCAAGAGGCGTCGAAGGTGGAGCCGGTCGCCATCGTGGGAATGGCGTGCCGTTTCCCCGGTGAGGCCCATGCGCCCGATTCACTGTGGCGCATGCTCCGGGACGGCGTGGACGCGGTCCGGAAGATTCCCGCCGAGCGCTGGCCCGTGGATGCGATTCCGGGTGAGAACCCGGCCGTGCGCTGGGCGGGGCTCCTCGACTCGGTCGATGGCTTCGATGCGTCCTTCTTCGAGGTCTCCCCGCGTGAGGCCGCGAGCCTGGACCCTCAACAACGCCTGCTCCTGGAGGTCACCTGGGAGGCGTTGGAGGACGCGGGCGTACGCCCCGAGAAGCTCGCGAAGAGCATGACGGGCGTCTTCCTCGGCCTGAGCAGCACGGACTATCGACAACGCGTCAACGGCAAGGGCATTGACGGTGTCGAGACCTATGACTTGACCGGCACGTTGCTCTCCACCGCGGCCGGGCGGCTCTCGTATGTCTTCGGCTTCCAGGGGCCCTGCCTGTCCATCGACACGGCGTGCTCCTCTTCGCTGGTCGCGGTGCATGAGGCGGTCCAGAGCCTCCGTCGCGGAGAGAGCGAGGTCGCATTGGCGGGTGGCGCCAACGTCATCCTCGACCCGATGAACTCGGCGATGTTGGGCCGGATGCAGGCGCTGTCGCCGGACGGACGCTGCAAGACCTTCGACGCGGCGGCCAATGGCTTCGTGCGCGGCGAGGGCTGTGGCCTCGTGGTCCTCAAGCGCCTCTCGGATGCCGAGCGCGACGGAGATCGCATCTGGGCCCTCATCCGGGGCTCGGCCATCAATCAGGATGGGCGCTCGACGGGGTTGACGGCTCCCAATGTGCTCTCGCAACAGGCGCTGCTGAGGCAGGCGCTCGCGGATGCGAAGGTGGCTGCGTCGGATATCGGGTACGTCGAGGCGCACGGCACCGGCACTTCCCTGGGGGACCCCATCGAGTTCGAGGCGCTCCGGGAGGTGCTGGGGCAACCACGGCCGGATGGGTCCACCTGCGCCATTGGCGCGCTGAAGACGAACCTGGGACACCTGGAGGCCGCCGCCGGCGTGGCGGGCCTCATCAAGACGGTGCTCGTGCTGCGGCGCGAGGCGATTCCTCGCAACCTGAACTTCCGCTCCATCAACCCGCGCATCTCCCTGAGCGGGACGCCGTTCGTGCTGCCCACCCAGGAGCTGCCGTGGCCTCGGGGGGCGAAGCCTCGCCGCGCGGGTGTGAGCGCGTTCGGGCTGAGTGGGACCAATGCCCATGTCGTGCTGGAGGAGGCGCCTGTTGCTCCGCGTCCGGCGGTGATCCCCGCGCAAGCGCAGGGGTCGTCTACCCCGGTCGTCCTCCCGCTGTCGGCCAAGAGCCCCGCCGCGCTTCGAGCACAGGCGCGGCAGTGGGTCGAACATCTGTCAGCGGACAGGGCGGAGTCGCTCGTGGACCACCTCTACACGGCCAGCGTGCGGCGCGGACATCATCCCCATCGGCTCGCGGTGCTGGGGCGGTCGAAGGAAGAGCTCGCGAGTCAGTTGCAGGCGTTCCTCGCGCGGGAGCCTCAGGACCCGCAACCTGGTGACGACTCGGGGCCACGGGCTCGAAAGGCTGTCTTTGTCTTTCCGGGGCAAGGGGGCCAGTGGCTGGGCATGGGGCGGCGGCTGCTCGAGGAGGAGCGCGCCTTCCGCGAGGTCATCGAAGCGTGTGAACGGGCGATGCGGCCTCATGTCGACTGGTCGCTGCTGGAGGTGCTTCGCGGCGAGGGCCCCCGGGCGAGCCTCGAGGACGTGGACGTCATCCAGCCTGCTGTGTTCGCGATGCAGGTGGGGCTCGCGGCGCTCTGGCGCTCATGGGGCGTGGAGCCTCACGCGGTGGTGGGGCACAGCATGGGTGAGGTGGCCGCCGCTCACGTGGCGGGAGCGCTGAGCCTCGAGGACGCGGCGCGCATCATCTGCGTGCGCAGCCGGCTGGTGAGGCGCGCGAGCGGGCAGGGCGGGATGGCGGTGGTGGAGCTCTCGGCCGATGAGGCGCGCGAGGCGCTTCGCGGCTACGAGGGCCGGCTCTCCGTGGGCGCGGTGAACGGGCCGCGTTCCCGCGTGTTGTCGGGCGAACGTGAGGCGCTGGCCGAGGTCCTGGCTCGACTGGAGAAGGCGGGCGTCTTCTGCCGCTGGGTGAAGGTGGACTACGCCTCACACAGTCCGCAGATGGAGCCGCTTCGGGCGGAGCTGCTGCGCTTGCTGGCGGAGGTGCGGCCAGCGCGCGAGCGGGTGCCGCTCTACTCGACGGTGACGGGGACGCGGAACGAGGAGCTGCTGGGCGCGGAGTACTGGGAGCGCAACCTCCGCGAGCCCGTGCGCTTCTGGGAGGTCATCGAGCAGCTCGGAGCGGCGGGGCACGAGACCTTCCTGGAGATCAACGCCCATCCGGTGATTCTGCCGTCCATCGAGGAAGGCCTTCGCGACCGATGCGAGTCGCTCGCCGTGCTGCCATCGCTGCGTCGCGAGGAGGGTGGACGAGAGCGGCTGCTCGCCACGCTCGGGGCGCTCTACACCGTGGGCCACTCGGTGGACTGGGCCCGGCTCCATCCCGATGGGGGACGTGTCGTCACGCTCCCCGCCTATCCGTGGCAGCGTGAGCGCTTCTGGTTGGACGCCGCTTCGACGCCTGTCGCGCGGCGTGGCGGGAATCGCGTCCAGGGTGCGACCGCGCATCCGCTGCTCGGTCCTCACGTGGCGCTCAGCCATCAGCCTGGGACTCACGTCTGGCAGATGGACATCGGTGTCGCGGACATCTCGTGGGCGGAGGACCACCGGGTCCAGGATGCCGTCGTCCTTCCCGGGACCGCGTGGGTGGACCTCGCATTGGCGGCGGCGCGACAGGTCCTCGGCGAGGGCCGGCATGTGCTCTCGCGACTGGTCTGTGTCCAGCCCGTGTTCCTTCCGGCGGAGGGGGCTCGAACCCTTCAGGTCGTGATGACCGAGCGCCCCTCGAGCGGCGCGGACTTCCAGTGCTTCGCGCTGGACACCCGTGCCTCCGCGCGTGCGTGGGTGCCTGTCGCCGAGGGCGCGGTCGAGCTCGCTCCCGAAGAGACCCCCGAGCCGCTGCCTCCCGCGGACGTCATCCAGGCGCGGTGCCCACGCCTCATCGAAGGTGCTGCCCATCTCCAGGGGATGGCGGACAGAGGGCTGCACTACGGCCCGGCGTTCCAGGGAGTCCAGCGGCTCTGGTTGGGGGCGCGTGAAGCCTATGCCCACCTCCGGTTGCCGGAGGTTCTGTCGGGTCACGCGAGCGCACACATCATCCATCCCGCGTTCCTCGATGCGTCCTTCCAGCTCCTGATGTCCTTCCTGCCCATGGGCAGCACGTACGTGGGCCGGGGCGTGGAGTCGGCACGGTTCGACGGGCCGGTTCCGGCGGAGCTCTGGTCGCATCTGAGGCTTCGCGACGGTGAAGGGGCATCCTTCACCGGAGACCTCACGCTGCGCGACGCGGAGGGCCGCCGGGTGGCGGAGGTCTCGGGCATCCAGGTCAGCCGCCTGCCAGGCGCGAACTGGCGGGCCGTGAGCTCGGAGCTCTCCGAGTGGATGTATCAGGTGGCCTGGGAGGAGCAGTCGCTGCCGGAGCCGCTCACGTGGCCGGAGACGACGCCGGGGACGTGGTTGCTCCTGGCCGACCAGCGCGGAGCGGCTCGCGGGCTTCGTGCGCTCCTGGAGGCGCGTGGCGAGTCCTGCGTGATGGTGACGCCAGGGCCTGCATATCGGGCCACGGGAGCGGGCTGCTTCGAGGTGGACCCGCGCAACGCCGAGCACCTTCGACGGTTGCTGGTGGACGCGGTTCCTCAAGGGGCACCCGCGTGCAGAGGTGTGGTGCATCTGTGGAGTCTGGACATCGCCTCGAATGAGGCACTGACGCCGGTGGCACTGGAGTCCGCGCGGCATCTGGGAACAACGGCGGTGCTGCACCTCGTCCAGGCGCTCGCGCGCGCGGGCTGGCGGGATTCGCCAAGGCTCTGGCTCGTCACGCAAGCGGCCCGCGGGGAGGGGCCTGGCCGGGAGCGGGTGAATGTGGCGCAGGCGCCACTGTGGGGGCTCGGACAGGTCATCGCCATGGAGCACCCCGAGTTGGGATGCACTCGCGTGGACCTCCACGCTGTCGCGGAGGCGGCGCCCGAGATTCTCTTCAAGGAGCTCGCGGCCCATTCGCTCGAGGACCAGGTGGCCTTGCGCGTGGGCACGCGGCGCGTGGCCCGGTTCGTCCGCGCGGTGGAGGCATTGGAGCCTCGGGACTTGTCCGAGCGAGTCGTCGCCGATGGCACCTACCTCATCACGGGCGGGCTCGGAGGCCTTGGGCTTCAGGTCGCGCGCTGGCTCGTCGAGCAGGGGGCTCGGAGCCTGGTTCTCCTCGGGCGGGGGGCTCCATCCGTCGAGGCGGAAGGCTCGCTGGGCGAGCTGCGCGGCGCGGGGGCTCGCGTGGAGGTGGTCCGCGCGGACGTCTCGGTACCGGAGGACGTGGCCCGCGCGCTGGCGGTCATCGATGGGGGCCTGCCGCCGCTGAAGGGCGTGATGCATGCGGCCGGTCTCCTCGACGATGGGGTGCTGCACAACCTCACCGAGGAACGCTTCGCGGGCGTGATGGCGCCCAAGGTCCAGGGGGCATGGAACCTTCATGTCGCGACCCGGCAGCGGCCTCTGGACTTCTTCGTGCTCTTCTCCAGCGCCGCGGCGCTGCTCGGCTCTCCAGGTCAGGGCAATTATGCCTCGGCCAACGCCTTCCTGGATGCGCTGGCGCACGCACGACATGCGGAGGGGTTGCCTGGGTTGAGCATTGCTTGGGGTGCCTGGACCGGAGTCGGCCTCGCGGCGCGTGCGAATCCCCAGACGCGCATCGAGGCGCGTGGCTTGCGCGGCATGGCTCCCGACAAGGCGCTCGCGGCGCTGGGGCTCCTGCTCGGACAGGACAATCCGCAGGTGGGCGTGGTGTCGCTCGATCTGCGGCAGTGGATGGAGTTCTACCTGTCGGCGGCTCGGTCGCCGTTCTTCGCGCGTCTGGTGGGCCAGCCCGCCTCCACCCGCGCGAGTGAGTCTGGACGGGGACGGTTCCGCGAGAGGCTCGAACATGCGGGGGCCGCTGAGCGCCGGACGCTCCTGGAGCAGCACCTGCGCGAGCAGATCGCCGCGGTGCTGCGGATGGACCCGGAGCGGCTGGGGCCACGTGTCGCGTTGGGGAGCTTGGGGCTCGACTCGTTGATGGGGATGGAGATCCGCAACCGGCTGGAGGCTTCGCTGGGGTTGAAGCTCAGCGCGACGCTGGTGTGGGCCTACCCGACGTTGTCCGCACTCGTGACGTTCCTCTCGGAGCGGCTGGGGCTCTCGTCTTCCGAGCAGCCTCCTCGCGCCGAAGACGCTTTGACGGAGGCCGTGGCTCCCGCCTCCGCGGCGGCCCTCACGAGCGCGGCGGTGAGTAGCGAAATCGAGGACCTGTCGGAAGCGGAAGTCGAGCGGCTGCTCGCCCAGAGGATGGCGCAGGGAACATGA
- a CDS encoding type I polyketide synthase encodes MTTFAEKIAQYSPKRLALLALELKSKLDALEGARSEPVALIGMACRFPGGAVDPESFWRVLRDGVDAVTEVPPSRWTQEDAARCGPEARQKPGARWGAFLDEVDRFDAEFFGISPREAHHMDPQQRLLLEVAWEALEDAGQDVSKLTGSRTGVFAGVYNDDYAKLELGTPSDQDASSVTGTINSVVAGRLSYLLDLQGPCMVVDTACSSSLVALHLACQSLRAGECSMALAGGVNLILSPHSSLRVARGDALAPDGRCKTFDSRANGFVRGEGCGVVVLKRLSDAIAAGDPILALLRGSAVNQDGKSAGLTAPNMVAQTELLRQALRSAGLEPGDVDCIEAHGTGTSLGDPIEMEAIKTVYGQGRTAQRPLVVSAAKTNIGHLEAAAGIAGVIKAVLSLRHQTVPPLLHLQRVNPRIDLEGMPIVLPTSARPWPASEQSRRIAVSSFGASGTNAHVILEEAPTPSSRPVTSAPSAQLLTLSARTSSALREMAGRFADHLSASVEAPLQDVCRTAAMRRTHHEHRIAVVGGTAKELAEKLREAALAPGPARKGTGPRKVVFVFPGQGSQWLGMGRRLLEEEPAFRDALERIDAALRPHVSWGLLEVLRASPEQSRLGEIDVVQPVLFAMEVALAELWRSWGITPDAVLGHSMGEVAAAHVAGALSLEDAASIICERSKLLRRISGQGAMLAVELPMAEARTVIAGREASVAIAVSNSPTSTVLAGDALVLEEVRAALAERNVFCRWVKVDVASHSPQVDCLREELLAVLSALRPRPTSTLMLSTVTASACDGLGLDASYWVRNLREPVLFSTSVARLIEEGHTVFVELSPHPILLPAIERCLQHANREGLLLASLRREEAERSVMLESLGALYRAEHPVDWSRLFPEGGRVVPLPPYPWQRKRYWLDGAVLPVSAAAERLTSLRGRPVHVAQGLGGHVFELELGSTSLPWLGAHRLGGVAVLPASALVELVLSAAAEVSGAGRRALTEVEFERALVLPESRRRILQVHLSLASDGQHRFHIHSRPVGGATREASWVLHARGQVRLMEAGSSASPVSVEKVRAACTQHVRSSAHYDALAQRNVQYEQPLRTLGEVFRRAGEALGRITLSPEVVQESEHYQLHPALLDAALQTLASAVMEEGDGAALFMPVRIGAIECAAGRAQVEWAHASVDFSGDGSAPAGALELLDGSGAMVASVRGVQLRRVPAESILDALGARSEEEAEDWLYDVAWEPRPAASANTADADWLVFIDQRGCGTALVEEISNKGDACVTVTAGSAYQRLDERRFVVDPARPEDFVRLLREAPSSATRSQRVLYLWGLDAAGDEVLSPWTSAGALHVIQGLLAERKKARVWMVTRGAQVTGSSGEKVSLSQSSLWGFGRVVSLEQPDHWGGLIDLDPDGSSAEAAALFQEISSSEVDGEDQVALRKERRVVPRLVSARSRQTVEPLSLRPDASYLVTGGLGGLGLKVARWLVERGARHLVLVGRRALSTEGAESDRREEALEALRALGATVTPVAADVSERAQVAALLREVPTTHPLRGVIHAASLMTAHRLEDMDVRALTAMLRPKALGAVVLHELTRGLDLDFFVMFSSTSTLWGASGLAHYGAANQVLEALAHHRRAAGLPATTIHWGTWDEVSGERAEGAQGFERFGLKAMASPRALGAMGQVMRSGAKVQTVASVDWSSLKPLWEARRRRPFLQQVGAPVSVPGTSARAQLLTELEALPPPRRFDALLRQLQREVGRILGFPPAEPPPTDRGFFQMGMTSLMTVELRNVLQRGFGRELPASLAFDYPTVESLAKRLAGLAEAVEIPLPDSGGPASRAQAPVMDESGLSERLSRMDQMSDDEIERLISEKIAGSSH; translated from the coding sequence ATGACGACGTTCGCCGAGAAGATCGCGCAGTACTCGCCCAAGCGTTTGGCGCTGTTGGCGTTGGAGCTCAAGTCCAAGCTTGATGCGCTCGAGGGGGCGCGCTCGGAGCCGGTGGCCCTCATCGGCATGGCGTGCCGCTTCCCGGGCGGAGCCGTGGACCCGGAGTCGTTCTGGCGCGTGCTGCGCGACGGAGTGGATGCCGTCACCGAGGTGCCTCCTTCCCGATGGACGCAGGAGGACGCGGCTCGGTGTGGTCCCGAGGCACGGCAGAAGCCCGGTGCGCGGTGGGGCGCGTTCCTCGACGAGGTGGACCGCTTCGACGCGGAGTTCTTCGGCATCTCGCCGCGCGAGGCCCACCACATGGACCCGCAGCAGCGGCTCCTGCTCGAAGTGGCCTGGGAGGCTCTCGAGGACGCGGGGCAGGATGTCTCGAAGCTCACGGGCAGCCGCACCGGTGTCTTCGCGGGTGTCTACAACGACGACTACGCGAAGCTCGAGCTGGGGACTCCCTCCGATCAAGACGCGAGCAGCGTCACGGGCACCATCAACAGCGTGGTCGCCGGACGGCTCTCGTACCTGTTGGACCTTCAGGGGCCGTGCATGGTGGTCGACACCGCGTGCTCGTCCTCGTTGGTGGCGCTGCACCTCGCCTGTCAGAGCCTGCGGGCAGGGGAGTGCTCGATGGCGCTCGCGGGAGGCGTCAACCTCATCCTCTCGCCGCACTCATCGCTGCGTGTGGCGCGCGGGGATGCGCTCGCACCGGACGGGCGATGCAAGACGTTCGACTCACGCGCCAATGGCTTCGTGAGAGGTGAGGGCTGCGGCGTGGTGGTTCTCAAGCGCCTGTCGGATGCCATCGCCGCCGGTGACCCCATCCTGGCGCTCCTGCGCGGTTCGGCCGTCAATCAGGATGGCAAGTCGGCGGGCCTCACCGCGCCGAACATGGTCGCGCAGACGGAGCTTCTCCGGCAGGCGTTGAGGAGCGCGGGGTTGGAGCCGGGCGACGTCGACTGCATCGAGGCACACGGGACGGGGACCTCGCTTGGGGACCCCATCGAGATGGAGGCCATCAAGACGGTCTATGGCCAGGGGCGGACCGCGCAGCGGCCGCTCGTGGTGAGCGCGGCCAAGACGAACATCGGGCATCTGGAGGCGGCGGCGGGCATCGCTGGGGTCATCAAGGCCGTGCTCTCGCTGCGGCACCAGACGGTTCCTCCGCTCCTGCATCTCCAGCGCGTCAACCCGCGCATCGACCTGGAGGGCATGCCCATCGTCCTGCCCACCTCCGCGCGGCCCTGGCCCGCGTCCGAGCAGTCGCGCCGCATCGCCGTCAGCTCGTTCGGCGCCAGCGGCACGAATGCCCACGTGATTCTCGAGGAGGCACCCACGCCTTCCTCGCGTCCGGTGACCTCGGCACCCAGCGCTCAATTGCTGACGCTGTCGGCGCGTACGTCCAGCGCGCTTCGGGAGATGGCGGGGCGTTTTGCCGACCACCTCTCCGCGAGTGTGGAGGCTCCGCTCCAGGATGTCTGCCGGACGGCGGCGATGCGACGCACGCACCACGAGCACCGGATCGCCGTCGTGGGTGGGACCGCGAAGGAACTGGCGGAGAAGCTCCGGGAGGCAGCCCTCGCTCCAGGACCTGCACGCAAGGGCACGGGACCGCGGAAGGTCGTGTTCGTCTTCCCGGGACAAGGCTCCCAGTGGTTGGGCATGGGGCGGCGCTTGCTCGAGGAGGAGCCCGCGTTCCGGGACGCGCTCGAGCGGATCGACGCCGCGCTGCGGCCCCATGTCTCGTGGGGACTGTTGGAGGTGTTGCGCGCGTCGCCCGAGCAGTCCCGGCTGGGGGAGATTGATGTCGTGCAGCCGGTGTTGTTCGCCATGGAGGTGGCGCTCGCCGAGCTCTGGCGCTCCTGGGGCATCACCCCGGACGCTGTGCTGGGACACAGCATGGGCGAGGTGGCCGCGGCCCACGTGGCGGGCGCGCTGAGCCTCGAGGATGCGGCGTCCATCATCTGCGAGCGGAGCAAGCTGCTTCGCCGCATCAGTGGTCAGGGCGCGATGCTCGCGGTGGAGCTCCCCATGGCGGAGGCTCGCACCGTCATCGCCGGGCGCGAGGCGAGCGTGGCCATCGCCGTCAGCAACAGCCCGACGTCCACGGTGTTGGCGGGGGATGCCTTGGTGCTGGAGGAGGTCCGGGCGGCCCTCGCGGAGCGCAACGTTTTCTGCCGTTGGGTGAAGGTGGACGTGGCCTCACACAGCCCTCAAGTGGACTGCCTGCGTGAGGAGCTGCTCGCGGTGCTCTCGGCGTTGCGGCCAAGGCCCACGTCCACGCTGATGCTGTCCACCGTCACCGCGTCGGCATGTGATGGCCTGGGACTCGATGCGTCCTATTGGGTGCGCAACCTGCGCGAGCCCGTGCTGTTCTCCACGTCCGTGGCCCGGCTCATCGAGGAGGGACACACCGTCTTCGTCGAGCTGAGTCCCCATCCCATCCTGCTGCCCGCCATCGAGCGTTGCTTGCAGCATGCGAACCGCGAGGGGCTCCTGCTCGCCTCGCTGCGCCGCGAGGAGGCTGAGCGCTCGGTGATGTTGGAGTCGCTGGGGGCGCTGTACCGCGCCGAGCACCCGGTGGACTGGTCGCGGCTCTTCCCCGAGGGTGGGCGCGTGGTTCCGTTGCCGCCGTACCCGTGGCAGCGGAAGCGGTACTGGCTCGACGGCGCGGTGTTGCCCGTGTCCGCGGCGGCCGAGCGCCTGACGTCCTTGAGGGGCAGGCCCGTGCACGTGGCGCAGGGGCTCGGCGGTCATGTCTTCGAGCTGGAGCTGGGCAGCACTTCGTTGCCATGGCTTGGCGCACATCGGTTGGGCGGAGTGGCGGTGCTTCCCGCGTCGGCCTTGGTGGAGCTGGTGCTCAGCGCCGCGGCGGAAGTGTCGGGAGCGGGGAGACGCGCGTTGACGGAGGTGGAGTTCGAGCGTGCGCTGGTGCTCCCCGAGTCCCGTCGGCGCATCCTCCAGGTGCACCTCTCACTGGCGTCGGACGGACAGCATCGCTTCCACATCCACAGCCGCCCGGTGGGTGGGGCGACGCGTGAGGCTTCGTGGGTGCTTCACGCTCGCGGCCAGGTGCGCCTCATGGAGGCCGGGTCCAGCGCGAGCCCGGTCTCCGTCGAGAAGGTGCGGGCGGCGTGCACGCAGCATGTGCGGTCCTCGGCTCACTACGATGCGCTCGCCCAGCGCAACGTCCAGTACGAGCAGCCGCTGCGAACGTTGGGAGAGGTCTTTCGTCGGGCCGGTGAGGCGCTCGGGCGCATCACGCTGAGCCCGGAGGTTGTCCAGGAGTCGGAGCACTATCAACTCCATCCGGCCCTTCTCGACGCGGCCTTGCAGACCCTGGCGTCCGCCGTCATGGAAGAGGGAGATGGGGCCGCGCTGTTCATGCCCGTGCGCATCGGCGCGATTGAGTGCGCAGCGGGCCGTGCCCAGGTGGAGTGGGCTCATGCGTCCGTGGACTTCTCGGGGGATGGCTCGGCACCTGCCGGCGCGCTGGAGCTCCTCGATGGAAGTGGGGCGATGGTGGCCTCGGTTCGCGGTGTCCAGCTCAGGCGCGTCCCGGCGGAGAGCATCCTCGACGCGCTCGGGGCGCGGAGCGAGGAGGAGGCAGAGGACTGGCTCTACGACGTGGCATGGGAGCCCCGGCCCGCTGCCTCCGCAAACACGGCTGACGCGGACTGGCTGGTGTTCATTGATCAGCGTGGCTGTGGGACGGCGCTCGTCGAGGAGATTTCAAACAAGGGTGACGCTTGCGTCACCGTGACGGCGGGAAGCGCGTACCAGCGTCTGGACGAGCGACGCTTCGTGGTGGACCCGGCGCGGCCCGAGGACTTCGTGCGTCTGCTGCGTGAGGCACCTTCCTCGGCGACGCGGAGCCAACGAGTCCTCTATCTGTGGGGGCTCGATGCGGCAGGTGACGAGGTGCTGTCACCCTGGACCTCCGCCGGGGCTCTCCACGTCATCCAAGGTCTGCTGGCGGAACGCAAGAAGGCCCGCGTGTGGATGGTGACGCGAGGGGCCCAGGTGACCGGCTCCTCGGGCGAGAAGGTCTCTCTGTCTCAGTCGTCGCTGTGGGGCTTTGGTCGTGTGGTGTCCCTGGAGCAACCGGACCACTGGGGTGGACTCATCGACCTGGACCCGGATGGTTCGTCCGCAGAAGCGGCGGCGCTGTTCCAGGAGATCTCCTCGTCCGAGGTGGATGGAGAAGATCAGGTCGCGCTGAGGAAGGAGCGGCGCGTGGTTCCTCGCCTCGTTTCCGCCCGCTCGCGGCAGACGGTGGAGCCGCTGAGCCTTCGTCCGGATGCGTCCTACCTGGTGACTGGCGGGCTTGGAGGGTTGGGCCTGAAGGTGGCGCGGTGGTTGGTGGAGCGGGGGGCCCGGCACCTTGTGCTCGTGGGCCGGCGCGCGCTCTCCACGGAGGGCGCCGAGTCCGATCGCAGGGAAGAGGCTCTCGAGGCGCTTCGTGCTCTCGGAGCGACGGTCACCCCGGTGGCGGCCGATGTGTCGGAGCGCGCCCAGGTGGCGGCGCTCCTGCGCGAGGTGCCCACCACGCACCCGCTGCGCGGTGTCATCCACGCGGCTTCGCTCATGACGGCACATCGCCTGGAAGACATGGACGTGCGGGCCCTGACCGCGATGCTGCGTCCCAAGGCACTGGGCGCCGTGGTGCTCCATGAGCTGACGCGTGGGCTCGACCTGGATTTTTTCGTCATGTTCTCGTCGACCTCGACGCTGTGGGGGGCCTCGGGACTGGCGCACTACGGGGCCGCGAACCAGGTCCTGGAGGCGCTCGCCCACCACCGTCGCGCGGCGGGCCTGCCGGCGACCACCATTCACTGGGGCACCTGGGATGAAGTGAGCGGCGAACGCGCGGAGGGCGCGCAGGGCTTCGAGCGCTTTGGCTTGAAGGCCATGGCCTCTCCGCGAGCACTCGGTGCGATGGGGCAGGTGATGCGGTCGGGAGCGAAGGTCCAGACCGTCGCCTCCGTGGACTGGTCCTCGCTGAAGCCGCTCTGGGAGGCGCGGCGGCGGAGGCCATTCCTCCAGCAGGTGGGCGCCCCCGTGTCAGTGCCTGGCACCTCCGCGCGAGCACAGCTGCTCACGGAGCTGGAGGCGCTGCCTCCTCCCCGCCGCTTCGACGCACTGCTGCGACAGCTCCAGCGCGAGGTGGGGCGCATCCTCGGGTTCCCGCCCGCGGAGCCTCCGCCCACGGACCGTGGCTTCTTCCAGATGGGCATGACGTCACTGATGACCGTGGAGCTGCGCAACGTGCTCCAGCGGGGTTTCGGCAGGGAGCTCCCCGCGAGCCTGGCCTTCGACTACCCGACGGTGGAGTCCCTGGCGAAGCGGCTGGCGGGGCTCGCGGAGGCAGTGGAGATACCGCTGCCCGACAGCGGGGGGCCGGCGTCACGCGCGCAGGCCCCGGTGATGGATGAGAGCGGACTGTCCGAGCGCCTGTCGCGCATGGACCAGATGTCCGACGACGAAATCGAACGGCTGATCTCCGAGAAGATCGCCGGAAGTTCGCACTGA